Proteins found in one Fundulus heteroclitus isolate FHET01 unplaced genomic scaffold, MU-UCD_Fhet_4.1 scaffold_54, whole genome shotgun sequence genomic segment:
- the samd10b gene encoding LOW QUALITY PROTEIN: sterile alpha motif domain-containing protein 10 (The sequence of the model RefSeq protein was modified relative to this genomic sequence to represent the inferred CDS: inserted 1 base in 1 codon; substituted 1 base at 1 genomic stop codon), whose product MEVLPGDRQYIRRSEIVHLFFFSPFCFLSXPAASSFSFCVPXLEHTVSAEELGYQLPRRAGGSNLTCTTARGQKTAHTRTVKLLQQPGTEGIQLHPGEAFTVYHTSPTLSCLSKPVVLWTQQDVCKWLKKHCPHNYLTYVEAFSHHAITGRALLRLNGEKLERMGIVQDSLRQEVLQQVLQLQVREEVRNLQLLSRTSFGNFS is encoded by the exons CCGaaattgttcatttgttttttttctcccccttttgCTTTCTCTCCTGACCAGCGGCGTCCAGCTTCAGTTTTTGCGTGC CCCTGGAGCACACGGTGTCTGCTGAGGAGCTGGGCTACCAGCTGCCGCGTCGGGCCGGAGGCAGCAACCTGACCTGCACGACGGCCCGCGGCCAGAAGACAGCGCACACACGCACCGTCAAACTGCTGCAGCAGCCTGGCACAGAGGGTATCCAG CTTCATCCAGGTGAAGCCTTCACCGTCTATCACACCAGTCCTACACTGTCCTGTCTGTCCAAACCTGTGGTGCTGTGGACTCAGCAGGATGTCTGCAAGTGGCTGAAGAAACACTGTCCTCACAACTACCTGACCTACGTAGAGGCCTTCTCCCACCACGCCATCACAG GTCGAGCATTGCTGCGGCTGAACGGGGAGAAGCTAGAGCGGATGGGAATTGTGCAGGACTCCCTGAGGCAGGAAGTCCTCCAACAAGTCCTTCAGCTGCAGGTCAGAGAAGAGGTTCGCAACTTGCAGCTCCTTAGCCGAA CCTCCTTTGGAAATTTCTCTTAG